The following are encoded in a window of Lagenorhynchus albirostris chromosome 3, mLagAlb1.1, whole genome shotgun sequence genomic DNA:
- the MEX3D gene encoding RNA-binding protein MEX3D: MPSSTGQPDGGGGKRSGGPRAAVGGDPSPGPPPPPPPPPPPPPPEGAEEAAPAPRPPPEPDDAAAALRLALDQLSGLGLGGAGDQDEEGAAAGGGDGAVAAARGADCGAAAEPAPPDGPEAGAPGVAVAPGPLPLLEPDVSPPPPPRPSPPDVFAGFAPHPAALGPPTLLAEQMSVIGSRKKSVNMTECVPVPSSEHVAEIVGRQGCKIKALRAKTNTYIKTPVRGEEPVFIVTGRKEDVEMAKREILSAAEHFSVIRATRSKAGGLPGTAQGPPNLPGQTTIQVRVPYRVVGLVVGPKGATIKRIQQRTHTYIVTPGRDKEPVFAVTGMPENVDRAREEIEAHITLRTGAFADTGPDSDFHSNGTDVCLDLLGAAAGLWAKAPNPGRRPPAPTASLRGDAALGTPGGPEAFYAGGRGGPTMPVPDADPTSPYGASGNGGFTFGGDGPGAPAGPPAPEDCDFGFDFLALDLTVPTAATIWAPFERAPPLPAFSGCAAVNGAPAPPAAGARRSSGAGTPRHSPTLPEPGGLSLELPLARRAAPDPVGALPWRPPQGSLASFSSSASFSTATSLPGSSSASSCSALDSSASESGRKPQAAPAPNAPASAALARECVVCAEGEVMAALVPCGHNLFCMDCAVRICGKSEPECPACRTPATQAIHIFS; the protein is encoded by the exons ATGCCCAGCTCCACCGGACAGCCCGACGGCGGCGGGGGCAAGCGCAGCGGCGGACCCAGGGCGGCGGTCGGGGGGGACCCCAGCCCGggccccccgccgccgccgccgccgccgccgccgccgcccccgcccgaGGGCGCCGAGGAGGCCGCGCCTGCGCCCCGGCCGCCGCCCGAGCCCGACGACGCGGCCGCCGCGCTGCGCTTGGCCCTGGACCAGCTCTCAGGGCTCGGTCTGGGGGGCGCGGGCGACCAGGACGAGGAGGGGGCGGCCGCGGGCGGCGGGGACGGAGCGGTGGCGGCGGCGAGAGGCGCAGACTGCGGGGCCGCGGCGGAGCCCGCGCCCCCCGACGGGCCCGAGGCGGGCGCGCCTGGGGTAGCCGTGGCCCCCGGCCCGCTGCCGCTGCTGGAGCCCGACGTGAGCCCCCCGCCGCCGCCTCGGCCATCGCCGCCCGACGTGTTCGCGGGCTTCGCGCCCCACCCCGCGGCCCTGGGTCCCCCGACGCTGCTGGCCGAGCAGATGAGCGTGATCGGCAGCCGCAAGAAGAGCGTGAACATGACCGAGTGCGTGCCCGTGCCCAGCTCCGAGCACGTCGCCGAGATCGTGGGTCGCCAGG GGTGCAAGATCAAGGCTCTGCGCGCCAAGACGAACACGTACATCAAGACACCGGTGCGTGGGGAGGAGCCGGTCTTTATCGTGACCGGCCGCAAAGAGGACGTGGAGATGGCCAAGCGTGAGATCCTGTCGGCCGCCGAGCACTTCTCCGTGATCCGCGCCACGCGCAGCAAGGCAGGCGGGCTGCCCGGTACCGCGCAGGGCCCGCCCAACCTGCCGGGACAGACCACCATCCAGGTGCGCGTGCCCTACCGCGtggtggggctggtggtgggcCCCAAGGGCGCCACCATCAAGCGCATCCAGCAGCGGACGCACACGTACATCGTGACGCCCGGGCGCGACAAGGAGCCGGTGTTCGCTGTGACGGGCATGCCCGAGAACGTGGACCGGGCGCGCGAGGAGATCGAGGCCCACATCACGCTGCGCACGGGAGCCTTCGCTGACACCGGCCCCGACAGCGACTTCCACTCCAACGGCACCGACGTCTGCCTGGACCTGCTCGGGGCAGCCGCGGGCCTCTGGGCCAAGGCCCCCAACCCGGGCCGCCGGCCCCCCGCGCCCACGGCCAGCCTCCGGGGGGACGCTGCTCTGGGCACCCCGGGGGGCCCCGAGGCCTTCTATGCGGGCGGCCGAGGGGGGCCGACCATGCCGGTGCCGGACGCGGACCCCACCAGCCCCTACGGCGCCTCGGGCAACGGAGGCTTCACCTTCGGTGGGGACGGTCCGGGGGCCCCCGCGGGGCCACCCGCCCCCGAGGACTGCGACTTCGGCTTCGACTTCCTGGCGCTGGACCTGACCGTGCCCACCGCGGCCACCATCTGGGCGCCCTTTGAGcgggccccgcccctgcccgccTTCAGCGGCTGCGCCGCCGTCAACGGGGCCCCCGCGCCGCCCGCCGCGGGCGCCCGGCGCAGCAGCGGGGCTGGCACACCACGACACTCGCCCACGCTGCCCGAGCCCGGCGGCCTGAGCCTGGAGCTCCCGCTGGCCCGCCGCGCTGCGCCCGACCCGGTGGGCGCCCTGCCCTGGCGGCCCCCGCAGGGCTCCCTGGCATCCTTCTCGAGCAGCGCCAGCTTCTCCACGGCCACCTCGCTGCCCGGCAGCTCCTCGGCCTCCTCGTGCTCCGCGCTGGACTCGAGCGCCTCGGAGAGTGGCCGCAAGCCCCAGGCGGCCCCGGCCCCCAACGCCCCCGCCTCCGCGGCTCTGGCGCGGGAGTGCGTTGTGTGTGCAGAGGGTGAGGTGATGGCCGCGCTGGTGCCCTGCGGCCACAACCTCTTCTGCATGGACTGCGCCGTCCGCATCTGCGGCAAGAGCGAGCCCGAGTGCCCAGCCTGCCGCACGCCTGCCACCCAGGCCATTCATATCTTTTCCTAG